Below is a genomic region from Tissierellales bacterium.
TTCGTGAAGCTTTAACATAGAAGAAGCTGCTGCTTCTCTATCTCTAGCTAATTCTAATTCAAATTTATCGGCTTCCCACTCAATATGTCTTGAATATCCATTTATAATTGGGGATGACAAAAACATATAAAAATTTAACACTAATATTAATAAGGGAAGGGCTGCAATATCATGTATTTTAGTAAGCCCAAACTGTCCTTCTGAATTTTTAAGTATCCATAAAGTAGTTTTATTGATTAAAAATAGTAACAATATAGTAAGAAATCCACCTAAAATAATTCCCTTCCAAATATGTCCTTTAACATAATGACCGATTTCATGAGCTGTTATACTTAATACTTCCCCATTATCTAGATTGTCAATTGTAGTATCCCAAAGAACGATTCTCTTAGATTTAAATACCCCTGTCATATAAGCATTCATAAGTTTTGTATCTTGACTCATATTTACTTGATAGACTTCCGCATCTCCTACACCTGCCTTAGTAAGCAACTCCCTTATGTCTCTTTCTAATTCTTTATCTTCTATAGAAGTATATTCGTGAAATAAAGGATCTATATACATTGGAGAAATAAATGTGATAAATAAAATAACTGGAAAAGAAAGAAGTCCTAAATATAACCACCATCT
It encodes:
- a CDS encoding M48 family metallopeptidase is translated as MSKKLIFALIAFFILLSIFIGIVLRSEYKNMEEVKKEYPDLSEEVYSYRKTNLKIWVIGTFFKFLIPLLFLTTKLSARIRNFARGKTGNFFLTVAVYVFIFTIIDLLISLPLSYYSGFVVSHRFGLSNQTISRWVELIFKNLALNLIISIAVTWFPFYIMFKSPKRWWLYLGLLSFPVILFITFISPMYIDPLFHEYTSIEDKELERDIRELLTKAGVGDAEVYQVNMSQDTKLMNAYMTGVFKSKRIVLWDTTIDNLDNGEVLSITAHEIGHYVKGHIWKGIILGGFLTILLLFLINKTTLWILKNSEGQFGLTKIHDIAALPLLILVLNFYMFLSSPIINGYSRHIEWEADKFELELARDREAAASSMLKLHEESLSLPRPSNIYKIWYHSHPTCEERVNFALTYEYENKLP